The Pangasianodon hypophthalmus isolate fPanHyp1 chromosome 5, fPanHyp1.pri, whole genome shotgun sequence genome includes a window with the following:
- the mlphb gene encoding uncharacterized protein mlphb has product MVFFTAYQGHLQSTALASPVKAETVEDVLSLVDLEELELKQRLKKLTESISDKEKSSDENFTSDEDEANQLTDDLKPPGRKEPYFASALKREAVTPADGSFFRTELSSMQKSAVDIERPTVTQRRLSFYEVSTASCELSRLEDEVAIAVARVQSAQSASLEFTQDGVKTKLACLRRKLV; this is encoded by the exons ATGGTGTTTTTCACTGCATATCAGGGGCATCTGCAGAGCACAGCATTAGCAAGTCCTGTTAAA GCTGAAACTGTAGAGGACGTATTGTCTCTAGTGGACCTAGAGGAACTAGAGCTCAAACAGAGGCTGAAGAAGCTGACTGAAAGCAtcagtgacaaagaaaaaagttctGATGAGAACTTTACTTCTGATGAGGATGAGGCCAACCAACTGACAGATGACTTGAAGCCTCCAGGGAGAAAAGAGCCTTATTTTGCCTCGGCCCTTAAAAGAGAAGCTGTGACACCAGCTGATGGCAGCTTTTTTAGGACTGAGCTGTCTTCTATGCAGAAG tctgCTGTTGATATTGAGAGACCTACTGTCACCCAAAGGAGGTTGAGTTTCTATGAGGTCAGTACTGCAAGCTGCGAGCTCTCTCGACTAGAGGACGAAGTAGCAATAGCAGTGGCCAGAGTCCAGAGTGCTCAAAGTGCG tctctagagtttacacaggatgGTGTGAAAACCAAACTTGCATGCTTGAGGAGAAAGCTTGTGTGA